The following nucleotide sequence is from Cardiocondyla obscurior isolate alpha-2009 linkage group LG10, Cobs3.1, whole genome shotgun sequence.
ccgtcgcctatcgcgctcactcacctatagcttccttgtcctcttgcgctagacaaattaatttttttttcaataagtattgaaaatttttcaaaacgttaaagaacttttttatttatctccttaAGActtacctatctgtataggattttacacatgggctgagacaccctgtataaatgTATCTCTAAAGCTTCGTAGTAGTATCCAGATCCATTCCAAAGTTATGTACATATCAATTTCTTCTGTTTCCTATTCGCATTTATATCAGTTACTCGaccttatttcaaattaaGAAAGTAATAAAGACACTGTAAATCAGTAGCAGAACAAACTgcattcaattaatatatctgATACGACGGGATAATTAATTGCGCAACAGTTGGGTAGAACTAGCGTATGTAATAAGGAGATTCCCACGTCTGGCAGGCGACGTTCGAATCCTGCAGATATCTCGGCTTACCCAGAAGATGAAGTTAAACAGCATCAGGAGGGTCTTCTTGCAGGTGATAGTGGCCACGGTCTCCAGTCGCTTGCTCATCTTCAGGcttttagtttttctttttcttgacTCGCTTGCGGTGGAATATCTTCTCGATTTGCGGTCTGGGTTATTACGCACTGACCAGCCTGACTTGGGCAACCAGCGGAGCTCGCACGATCGATTTACCAGAGGATTTGCGAACACATTTACGTGTTGCGTGCGTGGCTCCTGCCCCTCTCTTATACATGGTGCATGCGCACCCCGCGTAGGATGCAGTACCGCTGGTGGGAACACCCTTTATCGAGACAATTCGCCATGTAACGGGagcaaaaatacatatttgGAAAACGTCAATCAAATGCCGTCAGATCTATTATCTAATTTCTCGAGAAACATTCCTTACGCGTTTCCAATATGTTGAACGCTAGGGGTGGCAATCTCACTTTTTTGGCGAGTGCAAAATTCGTTCATCAGCGATAAGTAATATTCGCCCTTTATTTaccttttttatatttttatatataaagctTATGTAATAATGCgcatttaagaaattaaatttctgagAATTATTAAGTCGTTAAagtcaaatatatttatgtaacatgtttcttttttttttgtttttaagttaaacttatattttataattttatgaacatgttaatttttattataactcaataatattttactttatgtatttgcaatattaatgaTTGTACATTTCTATGCTCACACAGTATATTTCTTACTCAATGATTTTAGAAAACTACCTAGATgcaattttactaaaatttgaaagacattttattttccgcatTTGCCGGCcgttatattgtataaaattggACGATTTATTCGTCGAAGCGGAAACTTTATGCTCCACGGATTTGCTCTTATTGATCTTTCGGAGAGCTGTTGGCAACGTCGATGTTGTTGATATAATTCAGAAGAACTTCCGGCCAAGCAACGTTATTTTCGTCGACAATCGGCTATCGTTGCAAGTGTGATGAtaattttttggttttttgaaACGTGCAAAGTTTgctcattttttctttcaactcgtcttcgtgattttttttttcctcttttgaattatttaaaaatatcacatTATTGTTTTCCACCCTCTCGAGAGGGTTTATTTCACAAATATCTTCATCAGCTAGACGAGAGTGCCATTTGTCTTCTTTTTGATTATCTATCAAGTTTAAGTTAAATTTGGACAGATCTACAATCGGCCAAACGTTCTGTATTATTTTGTCTTCTTTCCTTTCggcgatatttaaaatattgctgGTTTCCTCGGACAATTGATTAGAGATCGGATCGACTAACAGGTTGGCATCCCATTCAACCTGTTCCTCGCTGCTAACAGATGCGCTATCCTGATTCTGATTTTGATcccttttatcatttttaatatcaccAATAGTCTTGAAATAGATGCTATGGTCGTATCTATAAGTTTCTAAGCAGTTATTATCCAGCTTGCTATTTGATTGATAATTAAGGGTGCCACAGCAGTTAATCTTGATCTCTTCCGAATGCAGTTTCCATCTCGACCGTTTGAAGGTGTGGAATCGCGTCAGATTTTCGTCAGAAGACATGCTTTTTCTTGTTTCTCGAACTATCTGCCGGTCCTTAAACCACctgattaatttttgttttaattaaaaacacatCTTTCTagactttattacatttatcacttatttttgcattattaaaaaaaaaaaaaaaaaaaaaaagatatatatttatttaattaatatatttctacattttgAGCGTAATAGACGGaaagtgcaatttttttttttatttgaggccttcctcttttaaaaatttaaatctctctttatcttttatttttcttacgtttGCGATCGAAGACGGTTGTAACCGCGCGCAAAGACTGTCCATCTTTCAATCCTCTGGAAAACATATTCCGTTTCCTCGCTCCACCAGTCCAACAAACTTTTCTGGACCAGCGCTTCTCTATTTTCTGCCATGGTAGTCATTCTGACACTGCAAATGAGAATGTGAATTAGAAGATTTCTACAATTATTCGTATAGAAATTGTTAATTGATACCCGAACGTCAGTACTTCGGCAAAAGTGATACGGTGGATAAACCGGGGTGAGATTTATAAGATTCAGAGGAAGCACCTCAAAAGCAGAAGCCATTCATTGATGATCCTGGCCATGACCCCGCATGATGGTGTAACATTTTCATTAGTAGTTACATTATCtggaaatacgtaaaaaaaaaaaaaaaaaattaaaacattatcaataaataagacttaataaaataaaatgattattataactttagtaaataatatttagcagcattttaattcatttttttttttaattttatatttaatttttagaattacatttatcaaaacaatgtaaaattaaaattcatttaaatatttaattctacgCGATACTTACTTATCGCGATGCAATTTCGCATGTGTTTGTTCCGTCtctgcttatttttttttatcaatgtaCTTACTCCTTTACCTAACCTTTAATCATCAATGGCGAGAggcaaagtataaaaataaccTGCGGCAAAGAGTGGAGTACGCTTATTCACGTCGCGGCTTATTAGCTGCCCCTGCCCGCATTTCCTCTCGCTAAAAGGGATTTTATCGTCTGATTTATCTCACCGGCGCCGTAGAAAGAGAGGCAGTAGAGCCAAGACATGACATCCGTAATGCGTTTAGCCGGTGCCAATCATCAGCGCGCTACATCGCGGAATATTGAGCAGCCGATGACGGTAGCGGTTCGCGCGAaaaaggcgaaagaaaattgtttatcGCCGTGGTACGtggaattaaaattcaatacgCCATTTTCCCTCCGcgcaaatttcttttccaagTGGGGGTAAGGGATGTACGAAGCCGGCGGCTACTATAAAAAGCGACCGCGCCGCTTATCAGACACCATATCAGCCGGTTCCTTCGACTTCCGGTAGACGCAGGTAAGCGGAATGTCTCCGAAGATCCTTCGAGGATATCTCGCTAGCTTCTTCATCGGTTACTTTTTGTTACAttcatttgtattttaaaactgttgatatatatatatatattttttttttttttttttaattaataatctgttGTTGCCGTcgagttttttcttttttgtattcACACACTtgttactaattttttaaagatacgTGGTGTTAAATCAATTAAACAGCAAAGGAAGTTGTATATGTAGTATGAAATGTGATAAGACCTTTTATATGTATGGAATACTAAAACACAAGTTAATGATTAACTAATCGCAGCTTCTTCCGCTgtttagagatatatacaaTACagctacattttatttaaaatatgtattatattttagaattttttctaatttttttatattactttatctGCAACAATGTTATGTGtcgtaacaaaaattttattgtaaaaaaaaaaaaaaataataataataataattgatggATATGATTACAGAAATGAATCTAACTCTCGCATTGTCCTGCATGATCGCAGTCATGTTGTTCTGCGGAAGATGTAAAGCAGCACCTACATTCGGCATCATTTCAAACGGGAATTATCCACGAATTGCGGATATCTTACGAGAGTAATTGCCGTTCTATGTATAATCAAGTACACgtacaaaacaaaaaaaatttagaataatgaATGACAAAAATTAGATACACGCGTTGATGTAACTTAGTAtctaataatacatatttaataacattgtatattttatgttatgtataatattatatttaataatgttaaagaaattGCAATAATGTTCTGACTCGTGTACCTTTGCTGCAGCAAAACCCTGAAGAGCCGTGGAAGCTACGTCGTGAAGGATATGGAGGACCTCGTTGGTGAAGACGAGGATAGTTTGCGATTCAGCAAGCGCCAGCAGCTGGACGATTACGGGCACATGAGATTCGGTAAGCGGTCCAACGAAGACGACAAGTACGGGTATCCGCGGTTCGGCAGGAACATCAAGTAAATCGCCACCATGCCGGGTTCCTCTACGTCGTAGATCATGATCGTTCACACTCGTGCTAGATATagatagaatatattttacatggcAGCTACTACGATCGTGTCTCGTTATTCTTCACCTTTTCTCTAGTTTCTTCACTTTCAATCTTCGTATTATTCGATATTCATCGAAAACGCTGGCAGTCTAATTACCACTTTAAGTTGATCTTGTAACTTTGCCGCTAGATTTTTTGGTGATATTACAATACGtttttcgtttattaaaaaaaaatagatcaCGTCTgtataagtataattaaaaaaaaaaaaaaaaaaaaaaaaaacacgtttaTAACATAAATTTGACACATTATACCATTTTTTGTGTGTTGAAGTGCTGAGATACGATAAAGGCAGAAATAAAACTCCTACTTGCCACAAAAATGTTTCCTCAATTCTAGCATGTCTACtttttgtgaataaaaaaataattactgcatttattttatatattattcttattgttcccaatttctttaaaatatttaacttataTTTGTCTACTACTACTGCAACtaagtttataataaataattccttCTATTATTTTAGTGCTTGCacaaatttatgttattaaacaaaaattttacatacgtgtaataaatatcaatttttaatcgttagaAGAATTCGGTTGGTGTTTATTATTTGTTAGAATTTCATGCAGCCgtcttttttgtatttttaactcCGCTATTCTTTCATGAAGATCCATGTTGTCATCTAAAAACGTATGGTACCCGCAACGATTTTCCAGATCCTGCAGACTGTAGCCCACAGTTTTTCGATTTAACAACCAGGGTTCTGGTAAtggtggcggtggtggtggtttTGGCTTCAAAGGATAAGGCAGTTGATAATCGCTGGTTGTAGTGGTACAGTAATTTCTTTGATAAGTGGTCACAGGATCCAGAAGAATGTTCgtcaattttaattccttttccTCGCAATCTTTcctacgaaataaaaaaaaatttgcctaGTACATTAAaacttgattaaaaataaattggtattgattatttaaatgatttaattttctatttcttttaaagtacaatttaacttaatttaatttaattaattttatcttacattagtttaatttttgttagattctacagataaaattttatttttacaaaataactttttaaatgtgtaatttttctaacatttttttttaatataaataagaaatacgtACATTGCTGAAGCGAGTGACTGCATCGCGAGTAAATTACGTCGTGGATAAACAACAGGCTTGTATTCGTCTTTCAGTTTAATTTGCGACAGCATCGAACGCGTCTCCGATATTCCAGTAATTTCGTCTTCCCAACCGAGTCGCCGGTATGAGGATTTATGTAGATTCCCACTCGGAGGAAATATATCTACATTATCTTTCGGTTCTGACAAGGTTTTCATTTGcctgttaattaaattaaacaaaaccGTTAATTCAGAAACACTTTTTATGTTTAATCAATTGTTTTATCTCATCagtatttataaaactgaTTTCAACTTCTTAatagtatatttaaaactaataGAATCtgctttattttctgaaaattaattgtcctTTCGCTCTTAATTCATTACAGACTTAAATAATACTCActcctttatttctttcgacagtaaaaatttatcttgatGCAAAGCcatattttttagttaaaatataatatcacagtaattaatttaattaaaggatTTATACcacttcttattttatatcaaataacatgtaatataaaaatataaataaaatataaaaaaaatatagattaacTCTTATAAAGAATGCAATAAGGGATGAAAACACTGTTGCTATGACTAATAAAAGTAGTTTTCTCCACGGTAACTACTCCCCCATGTTTCCTTATATAAAGGCAGGATATGcctacatatatatacaatagCATTGATTCATCTTTGCAACAGCACATGcattatataacaaaatcaATGTATATTAAgagaatttaatgaaaaagatttgTAAAAGCTTTTAATCACAGAATAAATAGGTTAgt
It contains:
- the LOC139106098 gene encoding uncharacterized protein — encoded protein: MASAFEVLPLNLINLTPVYPPYHFCRSTDVRVSINNFYTNNCRNLLIHILICSVRMTTMAENREALVQKSLLDWWSEETEYVFQRIERWTVFARGYNRLRSQTWFKDRQIVRETRKSMSSDENLTRFHTFKRSRWKLHSEEIKINCCGTLNYQSNSKLDNNCLETYRYDHSIYFKTIGDIKNDKRDQNQNQDSASVSSEEQVEWDANLLVDPISNQLSEETSNILNIAERKEDKIIQNVWPIVDLSKFNLNLIDNQKEDKWHSRLADEDICEINPLERVENNNVIFLNNSKEEKKNHEDELKEKMSKLCTFQKTKKLSSHLQR
- the Dsk gene encoding uncharacterized protein Dsk isoform X1, whose translation is MITEMNLTLALSCMIAVMLFCGRCKAAPTFGIISNGNYPRIADILRDKTLKSRGSYVVKDMEDLVGEDEDSLRFSKRQQLDDYGHMRFGKRSNEDDKYGYPRFGRNIK
- the Dsk gene encoding uncharacterized protein Dsk isoform X2, encoding MNLTLALSCMIAVMLFCGRCKAAPTFGIISNGNYPRIADILRDKTLKSRGSYVVKDMEDLVGEDEDSLRFSKRQQLDDYGHMRFGKRSNEDDKYGYPRFGRNIK
- the LOC139106101 gene encoding uncharacterized protein: MSYSDEKENVRSNRFHVAAVYSNKVKIHDWQMKTLSEPKDNVDIFPPSGNLHKSSYRRLGWEDEITGISETRSMLSQIKLKDEYKPVVYPRRNLLAMQSLASAMKDCEEKELKLTNILLDPVTTYQRNYCTTTTSDYQLPYPLKPKPPPPPPLPEPWLLNRKTVGYSLQDLENRCGYHTFLDDNMDLHERIAELKIQKRRLHEILTNNKHQPNSSND